A window from Myxocyprinus asiaticus isolate MX2 ecotype Aquarium Trade chromosome 37, UBuf_Myxa_2, whole genome shotgun sequence encodes these proteins:
- the ero1b gene encoding ERO1-like protein beta isoform X2, which produces MAGSRCSFWEASLFALGFIGLLHSEQLTGVLDDCFCDIESIDVFNNFKMYPRIRKLIERDFFRYYKTNLKRPCPFWPDDGQCSIKDCHVEPCPESKIPVGIKFGNYNKYSQTANNVDDVRECEQAHELGAINSTLSNQSKEAFADWAHHDDAQDHFCALDDEMSPESEYVDLLLNPERYTGYKGPSAWRVWNSIYEENCFKPRSVYRPLNPLAPSRGDNDGEGFYKWLEGLCLEKRVFYRLISGLHSSINIHLCAEYLLNEGWGKPVWGPNIHEFHQRFDPAETKGEGTRRLKNLYFLYLIELRALSKVTPYFERSFINLYTGNTQEDTTTKDLLLEILNETKAFPMHFDESSMFAGHKIEAKTLKEEFRLHFKNISRIMDCVGCSKCRLWGKLQTQGLGTALRILFSEKEIKNLPENSPSKGFQLTRQEIVALLNGFSRLSTSIKELHNFRTLLKDHR; this is translated from the exons ATGGCTGGGAGCAGATGTAGTTTTTGGGAGGCATCTCTGTTTGCTTTGGGCTTTATTGGACTTTTACATTCAGAGCAG TTAACAGGTGTCTTGGACGACTGTTTCTGTGACATCGAGAGCATTGACGTCTTCAACAACTTCAAAATGTATCCTCGCATTCGCAAGCTCATAGAAAGAGACTTCTTTCGATACTATAAG ACGAACCTGAAGCGACCGTGCCCATTCTGGCCTGATGATGGCCAATGCTCCATCAAAGACTGTCACGTAGAGCCATGTCCAGAG AGCAAAATCCCTGTGGGAATTAAATTCGGCAACTACAACAAG TACTCTCAGACCGCCAACAACGTCGATGATGTCAGAGAGTGTGAACAGGCGCATGAATTGGGTGCCATTaacagcacgctgag TAATCAGAGTAAAGAAGCGTTTGCAGACTGGGCTCACCATGACGATGCTCAGGATCATTTCTGCGCGTTAGACG atgagaTGTCTCCTGAATCCGAGTATGTGGATCTGCTGTTGAATCCAGAGAGATACACGGGATATAAAGGACCATCAGCCTGGAGAGTGTGGAACAGCATTTATGAAGAAAACTGCTTcaa GCCAAGATCAGTGTATCGTCCTCTCAATCCTTTGGCTCCCAGTCGAG GTGACAATGATG GTGAAGGATTCTACAAGTGGCTTGAAG GTCTGTGTCTGGAGAAGAGAGTTTTCTATCGTCTGATCTCCGGTCTGCACAGCAGCATTAACATCCACCTGTGTGCTGAATACCTGCTGAACG AGGGTTGGGGGAAACCAGTTTGGGGTCCAAACATCCATGAGTTCCATCAGCGGTTCGACCCGGCCGAGACGAAGGGCGAGGGCACTCGGCGACTGAAGAACCTGTACTTCCTGTACCTGATCGAGCTGAGAGCACTGTCTAAAGTGACTCCGTACTTCGAGCGCTCCTTCATCAATCTGTACACAGGAAACACACAGGAGGACACAACGACCAAAGATCTGCTGCTGGAGATACTCAACGAGACCAA AGCGTTCCCAATGCACTTTGACGAGAGCTCCATGTTTGCTGGCCACAAAATAGAGGCAAAAACTTTAAAG GAGGAGTTCAGGCTTCACTTTAAAAACATCTCTCGTATCATGGACTGTGTCGGCTGCAGTAAATGTAGACTCTGGGGAAAGTTACAG ACTCAGGGTTTGGGTACGGCTCTCAGGATTCTCTTCTCTGAGAAAGAAATCAAGAATCTTCCAGAAAACAGCCCATCAAAGGGCTTCCAGCTCACACGACAGGAGATTGTGGCTCTACTCAACGGATTCTCTAG
- the LOC127427556 gene encoding GTPase IMAP family member 7-like isoform X4 produces MEKEQRISIEEHLNLFGERIWSHVIVLFTRTVSLNDKSIEQHIQSQGEDLQQIIQRCGGRYHIFDIVNKGNRVEELLVTIDGVVAANSGKHFETDNKKLLEVQKKREDIQERAKARQTMVQEKRELLKEKGDVLSVQSLRVVLVGWILSGKSLAGNTILNQDIFKAEKTKKYVQGSGEVNGRKITVTDTPGWWKYFPAKFNPEIVRTSILESISESGKSPHAVLLLIPADTSFQQEQKRIIEENMTTLGEDVWRHTIVLFTWGNVFPDISIEEHIESEGDALQWLIEKCGNRYHVFDNTDMKNRDQVTELLQKIDQMVAENCLFRLDTKCDAEMNLHKTDTQQDLDLEEEISLDPQHVLKILSDELNNRLNAITNMAKEILMDFTEYDDLASQRSLSNPPDFKEEESNKPSETPISKHQQEIKPVDEKLMNKIEREGSRWESIIMEGFWRILQKYKASSDENVIQSSKRDMLRWIQRSEGYSTSGYETSSNLSDPAEDPQNTDISEDNNCLRATGSIALNK; encoded by the exons ATGGAGAAAG AACAGAGAATCAGCATTGAGGAACATCTTAATCTCTTTGGAGAGAGAATCTGGTCACACGTCATAGTGCTCTTTACACGAACAGTTTCATTGAACGACAAATCCATTGAGCAACACATACAGAGTCAAGGAGAAGATCTGCAACAGATCATACAGAGATGTGGAGGCAGATACCACATTTTTGATATAGTAAATAAAGGAAATCGAGTTGAAGAACTACTTGTGACGATTGATGGTGTTGTGGCAGCAAACAGTGGCAAACATTTTGAAACTGACAATAAAAAACTTCTTGAGGTGCAGAAAAAGAGAGAAGACATCCAAGAGAGAGCAAAAGCCAGACAAACGATGGTGCAGGAAAAAAGAGAACTGCTGAAAGAAAAAG GAGATGTGTTATCAGTCCAATCACTGAGAGTTGTACTGGTGGGTTGGATCCTTTCTGGAAAAAGTTTAGCAGGAAACACCATCTTGAACCAGGACATATTTaaagcagaaaaaacaaaaaagtatgtaCAAGGTTCTGGTGAAGTGAATGGAAGGAAGATAACAGTGACAGACACGCCAGGCTGGTGGAAGTATTTCCCAGCTAAATTCAATCCAGAGATTGTGAGGACCTCAATTCTAGAGAGTATTTCAGAAAGTGGGAAATCTCCACATGCTGTACTCTTACTGATTCCTGCAGACACTTCATTTCAGCAAGAACAAAAGAGGATCATTGAAGAAAATATGACTACTCTCGGAGAGGACGTCTGGAGACACACCATAGTTTTGTTCACATGGGGCAATGTATTTCCAGACATCTCAATCGAGGAGCACATTGAGAGTGAAGGTGATGCCCTCCAGTGGCTGATTGAGAAATGTGGGAACAGATATCACGTCTTTGACAACACGGACATGAAGAATCGAGATCAAGTCACAGAGCTGCTCCAGAAGATTGATCAGATGGTGGCAGAAAACTGTTTGTTTCGTCTCGACACTAAGTGTGATGCAGAAATGAATCTTCATAAGACTGACACACAACAAGATCTGGATTTAGAGGAGGAAATAAGTCTGGATCCACAGCATGTGCTGAAAATACTAAGCGATGAGCTgaacaacagattaaatgcaaTAACAAATATGGCAAAAGAAATACTGATGGATTTCACTGAATATGATGACCTCGCAAGTCAGAGAAGTTTGTCAAACCCTCCAGATT TTAAAGAAGAAGAATCAAATAAACCTTCCGAAACACCGATCAGCAAACATCAACAGGAGATCA AGCCAGTTGATGAAAAACTCATGAATAAGATTGAGAGAGAAGGAAGCAGATGGGAATCTATAATAATGGAGGGGTTCTGGAGGATTTTGCAGAAATATAAAGCATCAAGTG ATGAAAATGTGATTCAAAGTTCAAAGCGTGACATGTTGAGGTGGATTCAAAGAAGTGAGGGATACAGCACTTCTGGATATGAAACAAGCTCCAATCTTAGTGATCCAGCAGAAGATCCACAGAATACAGACATATCAGAGGACAATAATTGCTTAAGAGCAACAGGCAGCATAGCCTTAAATAAATGA
- the LOC127427556 gene encoding GTPase IMAP family member 8-like isoform X1, with the protein MEKEVRAVVLGPQYFEKASVLNSILGEVESNEFFVKSVRKDSEVNGRMITLINTPCWWKEYGMKDSPEVVKQELVCSVLKCPPGPHVFLLAIDLSLPFTQEQRISIEEHLNLFGERIWSHVIVLFTRTVSLNDKSIEQHIQSQGEDLQQIIQRCGGRYHIFDIVNKGNRVEELLVTIDGVVAANSGKHFETDNKKLLEVQKKREDIQERAKARQTMVQEKRELLKEKGDVLSVQSLRVVLVGWILSGKSLAGNTILNQDIFKAEKTKKYVQGSGEVNGRKITVTDTPGWWKYFPAKFNPEIVRTSILESISESGKSPHAVLLLIPADTSFQQEQKRIIEENMTTLGEDVWRHTIVLFTWGNVFPDISIEEHIESEGDALQWLIEKCGNRYHVFDNTDMKNRDQVTELLQKIDQMVAENCLFRLDTKCDAEMNLHKTDTQQDLDLEEEISLDPQHVLKILSDELNNRLNAITNMAKEILMDFTEYDDLASQRSLSNPPDFKEEESNKPSETPISKHQQEIKPVDEKLMNKIEREGSRWESIIMEGFWRILQKYKASSDENVIQSSKRDMLRWIQRSEGYSTSGYETSSNLSDPAEDPQNTDISEDNNCLRATGSIALNK; encoded by the exons ATGGAGAAAG aagtAAGAGCAGTTGTTTTGGGTCCCCAGTACTTTGAGAAAGCATCAGTGCTTAACAGTATTTTAGGTGAAGTCGAGTCTAATGAGTTCTTTGTGAAGTCTGTAAGGAAAGACAGTGAAGTGAATGGTAGGATGATCACTCTGATTAACACACCCTGTTGGTGGAAGGAATACGGTATGAAAGACTCACCAGAAGTTGTCAAACAGGAACTGGTGTGCAGTGTCTTGAAGTGTCCACCAGGACCTCATGTTTTTCTATTGGCTATTGATCTCAGTTTGCCTTTTACTCAAGAACAGAGAATCAGCATTGAGGAACATCTTAATCTCTTTGGAGAGAGAATCTGGTCACACGTCATAGTGCTCTTTACACGAACAGTTTCATTGAACGACAAATCCATTGAGCAACACATACAGAGTCAAGGAGAAGATCTGCAACAGATCATACAGAGATGTGGAGGCAGATACCACATTTTTGATATAGTAAATAAAGGAAATCGAGTTGAAGAACTACTTGTGACGATTGATGGTGTTGTGGCAGCAAACAGTGGCAAACATTTTGAAACTGACAATAAAAAACTTCTTGAGGTGCAGAAAAAGAGAGAAGACATCCAAGAGAGAGCAAAAGCCAGACAAACGATGGTGCAGGAAAAAAGAGAACTGCTGAAAGAAAAAG GAGATGTGTTATCAGTCCAATCACTGAGAGTTGTACTGGTGGGTTGGATCCTTTCTGGAAAAAGTTTAGCAGGAAACACCATCTTGAACCAGGACATATTTaaagcagaaaaaacaaaaaagtatgtaCAAGGTTCTGGTGAAGTGAATGGAAGGAAGATAACAGTGACAGACACGCCAGGCTGGTGGAAGTATTTCCCAGCTAAATTCAATCCAGAGATTGTGAGGACCTCAATTCTAGAGAGTATTTCAGAAAGTGGGAAATCTCCACATGCTGTACTCTTACTGATTCCTGCAGACACTTCATTTCAGCAAGAACAAAAGAGGATCATTGAAGAAAATATGACTACTCTCGGAGAGGACGTCTGGAGACACACCATAGTTTTGTTCACATGGGGCAATGTATTTCCAGACATCTCAATCGAGGAGCACATTGAGAGTGAAGGTGATGCCCTCCAGTGGCTGATTGAGAAATGTGGGAACAGATATCACGTCTTTGACAACACGGACATGAAGAATCGAGATCAAGTCACAGAGCTGCTCCAGAAGATTGATCAGATGGTGGCAGAAAACTGTTTGTTTCGTCTCGACACTAAGTGTGATGCAGAAATGAATCTTCATAAGACTGACACACAACAAGATCTGGATTTAGAGGAGGAAATAAGTCTGGATCCACAGCATGTGCTGAAAATACTAAGCGATGAGCTgaacaacagattaaatgcaaTAACAAATATGGCAAAAGAAATACTGATGGATTTCACTGAATATGATGACCTCGCAAGTCAGAGAAGTTTGTCAAACCCTCCAGATT TTAAAGAAGAAGAATCAAATAAACCTTCCGAAACACCGATCAGCAAACATCAACAGGAGATCA AGCCAGTTGATGAAAAACTCATGAATAAGATTGAGAGAGAAGGAAGCAGATGGGAATCTATAATAATGGAGGGGTTCTGGAGGATTTTGCAGAAATATAAAGCATCAAGTG ATGAAAATGTGATTCAAAGTTCAAAGCGTGACATGTTGAGGTGGATTCAAAGAAGTGAGGGATACAGCACTTCTGGATATGAAACAAGCTCCAATCTTAGTGATCCAGCAGAAGATCCACAGAATACAGACATATCAGAGGACAATAATTGCTTAAGAGCAACAGGCAGCATAGCCTTAAATAAATGA
- the LOC127427556 gene encoding GTPase IMAP family member 8-like isoform X3 — MEKEVRAVVLGPQYFEKASVLNSILGEVESNEFFVKSVRKDSEVNGRMITLINTPCWWKEYGMKDSPEVVKQELVCSVLKCPPGPHVFLLAIDLSLPFTQEQRISIEEHLNLFGERIWSHVIVLFTRTVSLNDKSIEQHIQSQGEDLQQIIQRCGGRYHIFDIVNKGNRVEELLVTIDGVVAANSGKHFETDNKKLLEVQKKREDIQERAKARQTMVQEKRELLKEKGDVLSVQSLRVVLVGWILSGKSLAGNTILNQDIFKAEKTKKYVQGSGEVNGRKITVTDTPGWWKYFPAKFNPEIVRTSILESISESGKSPHAVLLLIPADTSFQQEQKRIIEENMTTLGEDVWRHTIVLFTWGNVFPDISIEEHIESEGDALQWLIEKCGNRYHVFDNTDMKNRDQVTELLQKIDQMVAENCLFRLDTKCDAEMNLHKTDTQQDLDLEEEISLDPQHVLKILSDELNNRLNAITNMAKEILMDFTEYDDLASQRIKEEESNKPSETPISKHQQEIKPVDEKLMNKIEREGSRWESIIMEGFWRILQKYKASSDENVIQSSKRDMLRWIQRSEGYSTSGYETSSNLSDPAEDPQNTDISEDNNCLRATGSIALNK, encoded by the exons ATGGAGAAAG aagtAAGAGCAGTTGTTTTGGGTCCCCAGTACTTTGAGAAAGCATCAGTGCTTAACAGTATTTTAGGTGAAGTCGAGTCTAATGAGTTCTTTGTGAAGTCTGTAAGGAAAGACAGTGAAGTGAATGGTAGGATGATCACTCTGATTAACACACCCTGTTGGTGGAAGGAATACGGTATGAAAGACTCACCAGAAGTTGTCAAACAGGAACTGGTGTGCAGTGTCTTGAAGTGTCCACCAGGACCTCATGTTTTTCTATTGGCTATTGATCTCAGTTTGCCTTTTACTCAAGAACAGAGAATCAGCATTGAGGAACATCTTAATCTCTTTGGAGAGAGAATCTGGTCACACGTCATAGTGCTCTTTACACGAACAGTTTCATTGAACGACAAATCCATTGAGCAACACATACAGAGTCAAGGAGAAGATCTGCAACAGATCATACAGAGATGTGGAGGCAGATACCACATTTTTGATATAGTAAATAAAGGAAATCGAGTTGAAGAACTACTTGTGACGATTGATGGTGTTGTGGCAGCAAACAGTGGCAAACATTTTGAAACTGACAATAAAAAACTTCTTGAGGTGCAGAAAAAGAGAGAAGACATCCAAGAGAGAGCAAAAGCCAGACAAACGATGGTGCAGGAAAAAAGAGAACTGCTGAAAGAAAAAG GAGATGTGTTATCAGTCCAATCACTGAGAGTTGTACTGGTGGGTTGGATCCTTTCTGGAAAAAGTTTAGCAGGAAACACCATCTTGAACCAGGACATATTTaaagcagaaaaaacaaaaaagtatgtaCAAGGTTCTGGTGAAGTGAATGGAAGGAAGATAACAGTGACAGACACGCCAGGCTGGTGGAAGTATTTCCCAGCTAAATTCAATCCAGAGATTGTGAGGACCTCAATTCTAGAGAGTATTTCAGAAAGTGGGAAATCTCCACATGCTGTACTCTTACTGATTCCTGCAGACACTTCATTTCAGCAAGAACAAAAGAGGATCATTGAAGAAAATATGACTACTCTCGGAGAGGACGTCTGGAGACACACCATAGTTTTGTTCACATGGGGCAATGTATTTCCAGACATCTCAATCGAGGAGCACATTGAGAGTGAAGGTGATGCCCTCCAGTGGCTGATTGAGAAATGTGGGAACAGATATCACGTCTTTGACAACACGGACATGAAGAATCGAGATCAAGTCACAGAGCTGCTCCAGAAGATTGATCAGATGGTGGCAGAAAACTGTTTGTTTCGTCTCGACACTAAGTGTGATGCAGAAATGAATCTTCATAAGACTGACACACAACAAGATCTGGATTTAGAGGAGGAAATAAGTCTGGATCCACAGCATGTGCTGAAAATACTAAGCGATGAGCTgaacaacagattaaatgcaaTAACAAATATGGCAAAAGAAATACTGATGGATTTCACTGAATATGATGACCTCGCAAGTCAGAGAA TTAAAGAAGAAGAATCAAATAAACCTTCCGAAACACCGATCAGCAAACATCAACAGGAGATCA AGCCAGTTGATGAAAAACTCATGAATAAGATTGAGAGAGAAGGAAGCAGATGGGAATCTATAATAATGGAGGGGTTCTGGAGGATTTTGCAGAAATATAAAGCATCAAGTG ATGAAAATGTGATTCAAAGTTCAAAGCGTGACATGTTGAGGTGGATTCAAAGAAGTGAGGGATACAGCACTTCTGGATATGAAACAAGCTCCAATCTTAGTGATCCAGCAGAAGATCCACAGAATACAGACATATCAGAGGACAATAATTGCTTAAGAGCAACAGGCAGCATAGCCTTAAATAAATGA
- the LOC127427556 gene encoding GTPase IMAP family member 8-like isoform X2 translates to MEKVRAVVLGPQYFEKASVLNSILGEVESNEFFVKSVRKDSEVNGRMITLINTPCWWKEYGMKDSPEVVKQELVCSVLKCPPGPHVFLLAIDLSLPFTQEQRISIEEHLNLFGERIWSHVIVLFTRTVSLNDKSIEQHIQSQGEDLQQIIQRCGGRYHIFDIVNKGNRVEELLVTIDGVVAANSGKHFETDNKKLLEVQKKREDIQERAKARQTMVQEKRELLKEKGDVLSVQSLRVVLVGWILSGKSLAGNTILNQDIFKAEKTKKYVQGSGEVNGRKITVTDTPGWWKYFPAKFNPEIVRTSILESISESGKSPHAVLLLIPADTSFQQEQKRIIEENMTTLGEDVWRHTIVLFTWGNVFPDISIEEHIESEGDALQWLIEKCGNRYHVFDNTDMKNRDQVTELLQKIDQMVAENCLFRLDTKCDAEMNLHKTDTQQDLDLEEEISLDPQHVLKILSDELNNRLNAITNMAKEILMDFTEYDDLASQRSLSNPPDFKEEESNKPSETPISKHQQEIKPVDEKLMNKIEREGSRWESIIMEGFWRILQKYKASSDENVIQSSKRDMLRWIQRSEGYSTSGYETSSNLSDPAEDPQNTDISEDNNCLRATGSIALNK, encoded by the exons ATGGAGAAAG tAAGAGCAGTTGTTTTGGGTCCCCAGTACTTTGAGAAAGCATCAGTGCTTAACAGTATTTTAGGTGAAGTCGAGTCTAATGAGTTCTTTGTGAAGTCTGTAAGGAAAGACAGTGAAGTGAATGGTAGGATGATCACTCTGATTAACACACCCTGTTGGTGGAAGGAATACGGTATGAAAGACTCACCAGAAGTTGTCAAACAGGAACTGGTGTGCAGTGTCTTGAAGTGTCCACCAGGACCTCATGTTTTTCTATTGGCTATTGATCTCAGTTTGCCTTTTACTCAAGAACAGAGAATCAGCATTGAGGAACATCTTAATCTCTTTGGAGAGAGAATCTGGTCACACGTCATAGTGCTCTTTACACGAACAGTTTCATTGAACGACAAATCCATTGAGCAACACATACAGAGTCAAGGAGAAGATCTGCAACAGATCATACAGAGATGTGGAGGCAGATACCACATTTTTGATATAGTAAATAAAGGAAATCGAGTTGAAGAACTACTTGTGACGATTGATGGTGTTGTGGCAGCAAACAGTGGCAAACATTTTGAAACTGACAATAAAAAACTTCTTGAGGTGCAGAAAAAGAGAGAAGACATCCAAGAGAGAGCAAAAGCCAGACAAACGATGGTGCAGGAAAAAAGAGAACTGCTGAAAGAAAAAG GAGATGTGTTATCAGTCCAATCACTGAGAGTTGTACTGGTGGGTTGGATCCTTTCTGGAAAAAGTTTAGCAGGAAACACCATCTTGAACCAGGACATATTTaaagcagaaaaaacaaaaaagtatgtaCAAGGTTCTGGTGAAGTGAATGGAAGGAAGATAACAGTGACAGACACGCCAGGCTGGTGGAAGTATTTCCCAGCTAAATTCAATCCAGAGATTGTGAGGACCTCAATTCTAGAGAGTATTTCAGAAAGTGGGAAATCTCCACATGCTGTACTCTTACTGATTCCTGCAGACACTTCATTTCAGCAAGAACAAAAGAGGATCATTGAAGAAAATATGACTACTCTCGGAGAGGACGTCTGGAGACACACCATAGTTTTGTTCACATGGGGCAATGTATTTCCAGACATCTCAATCGAGGAGCACATTGAGAGTGAAGGTGATGCCCTCCAGTGGCTGATTGAGAAATGTGGGAACAGATATCACGTCTTTGACAACACGGACATGAAGAATCGAGATCAAGTCACAGAGCTGCTCCAGAAGATTGATCAGATGGTGGCAGAAAACTGTTTGTTTCGTCTCGACACTAAGTGTGATGCAGAAATGAATCTTCATAAGACTGACACACAACAAGATCTGGATTTAGAGGAGGAAATAAGTCTGGATCCACAGCATGTGCTGAAAATACTAAGCGATGAGCTgaacaacagattaaatgcaaTAACAAATATGGCAAAAGAAATACTGATGGATTTCACTGAATATGATGACCTCGCAAGTCAGAGAAGTTTGTCAAACCCTCCAGATT TTAAAGAAGAAGAATCAAATAAACCTTCCGAAACACCGATCAGCAAACATCAACAGGAGATCA AGCCAGTTGATGAAAAACTCATGAATAAGATTGAGAGAGAAGGAAGCAGATGGGAATCTATAATAATGGAGGGGTTCTGGAGGATTTTGCAGAAATATAAAGCATCAAGTG ATGAAAATGTGATTCAAAGTTCAAAGCGTGACATGTTGAGGTGGATTCAAAGAAGTGAGGGATACAGCACTTCTGGATATGAAACAAGCTCCAATCTTAGTGATCCAGCAGAAGATCCACAGAATACAGACATATCAGAGGACAATAATTGCTTAAGAGCAACAGGCAGCATAGCCTTAAATAAATGA
- the ero1b gene encoding ERO1-like protein beta isoform X1 has product MFKRTILMILLGLFFGNFTCGWYQNNVKSKSQQLTHVYTETSDSQDQSCLCHLTGVLDDCFCDIESIDVFNNFKMYPRIRKLIERDFFRYYKTNLKRPCPFWPDDGQCSIKDCHVEPCPESKIPVGIKFGNYNKYSQTANNVDDVRECEQAHELGAINSTLSNQSKEAFADWAHHDDAQDHFCALDDEMSPESEYVDLLLNPERYTGYKGPSAWRVWNSIYEENCFKPRSVYRPLNPLAPSRGDNDGEGFYKWLEGLCLEKRVFYRLISGLHSSINIHLCAEYLLNEGWGKPVWGPNIHEFHQRFDPAETKGEGTRRLKNLYFLYLIELRALSKVTPYFERSFINLYTGNTQEDTTTKDLLLEILNETKAFPMHFDESSMFAGHKIEAKTLKEEFRLHFKNISRIMDCVGCSKCRLWGKLQTQGLGTALRILFSEKEIKNLPENSPSKGFQLTRQEIVALLNGFSRLSTSIKELHNFRTLLKDHR; this is encoded by the exons ATGTTCAAACGCACAATACTAATGATTTTACTCGGTTTATTTTTCGGGAATTTCACATGTGGATGGTATCAAAACAACGTGAAGAGCAAAAGCCAACAGCTCAcgcatgtttacacagagactTCAGACAGTCAGGACCAGAGCTGCTTATGTCAT TTAACAGGTGTCTTGGACGACTGTTTCTGTGACATCGAGAGCATTGACGTCTTCAACAACTTCAAAATGTATCCTCGCATTCGCAAGCTCATAGAAAGAGACTTCTTTCGATACTATAAG ACGAACCTGAAGCGACCGTGCCCATTCTGGCCTGATGATGGCCAATGCTCCATCAAAGACTGTCACGTAGAGCCATGTCCAGAG AGCAAAATCCCTGTGGGAATTAAATTCGGCAACTACAACAAG TACTCTCAGACCGCCAACAACGTCGATGATGTCAGAGAGTGTGAACAGGCGCATGAATTGGGTGCCATTaacagcacgctgag TAATCAGAGTAAAGAAGCGTTTGCAGACTGGGCTCACCATGACGATGCTCAGGATCATTTCTGCGCGTTAGACG atgagaTGTCTCCTGAATCCGAGTATGTGGATCTGCTGTTGAATCCAGAGAGATACACGGGATATAAAGGACCATCAGCCTGGAGAGTGTGGAACAGCATTTATGAAGAAAACTGCTTcaa GCCAAGATCAGTGTATCGTCCTCTCAATCCTTTGGCTCCCAGTCGAG GTGACAATGATG GTGAAGGATTCTACAAGTGGCTTGAAG GTCTGTGTCTGGAGAAGAGAGTTTTCTATCGTCTGATCTCCGGTCTGCACAGCAGCATTAACATCCACCTGTGTGCTGAATACCTGCTGAACG AGGGTTGGGGGAAACCAGTTTGGGGTCCAAACATCCATGAGTTCCATCAGCGGTTCGACCCGGCCGAGACGAAGGGCGAGGGCACTCGGCGACTGAAGAACCTGTACTTCCTGTACCTGATCGAGCTGAGAGCACTGTCTAAAGTGACTCCGTACTTCGAGCGCTCCTTCATCAATCTGTACACAGGAAACACACAGGAGGACACAACGACCAAAGATCTGCTGCTGGAGATACTCAACGAGACCAA AGCGTTCCCAATGCACTTTGACGAGAGCTCCATGTTTGCTGGCCACAAAATAGAGGCAAAAACTTTAAAG GAGGAGTTCAGGCTTCACTTTAAAAACATCTCTCGTATCATGGACTGTGTCGGCTGCAGTAAATGTAGACTCTGGGGAAAGTTACAG ACTCAGGGTTTGGGTACGGCTCTCAGGATTCTCTTCTCTGAGAAAGAAATCAAGAATCTTCCAGAAAACAGCCCATCAAAGGGCTTCCAGCTCACACGACAGGAGATTGTGGCTCTACTCAACGGATTCTCTAG